The Coccidioides posadasii str. Silveira chromosome 3, complete sequence genome contains a region encoding:
- a CDS encoding uncharacterized protein (EggNog:ENOG410PFJV~COG:C~TransMembrane:1 (i127-152o)~BUSCO:5685at33183) yields the protein MSVETLTTISPTTNGPILTRAGISESDLLTLPQTAQTAFRSFSRSTTLAQRQEIVAKALAILLKKKDALAREVTEQMGRPIAYTGAEITTAVKRGEYLNRVAGEVLGDKIEADSEAGFKRYLKKEPVGVVLVLFAWNYPYLILVNSLIPALLAGNAVILKPSPQTPTVVEQMAAIFAEAGLPQNVIQYFHSGSPTSIETLIRSPLINHICFTGSVAGGLGVQKAAADRIVSVGLELGGNDPAYVRDDVDVAWAAEEIVDGAIFNSGQSCCAIERVYVHEKIHDVFVEEVKKVLSKYRVGDPFDEKTQIGPVISKRAKENILSHIDDAVKKGAKDETPANSTFENMPPEGNFVKPTLLTGVNHDMVVMTDETFGPIIPVMKVKDDDEAIRLMNDSDLGLTASVWTKDVGTAEDLIERIEAGTVFVNRADYPSPDLAWTGWKNSGRGVTLSKFGFDQFVKLKSFHLKDYPK from the exons ATGTCCGTAGAGACGTTAACCACCATCTCCCCCACCACCAACGGCCCCATCCTTACCCGCGCCGGCATTTCAGAGTCCGACCTCCTTACCCTCCCACAGACAGCCCAAACGGCTTTCCGCTCTTTTTCCCGCTCTACGACCCTTGCTCAACGCCAAGAAATTGTCGCAAAAGCCCTTGCCATCctcttgaagaagaaagatgcGCTTGCACGCGAAGTCACGGAGCAGATGGGTCGCCCGATCGCATACACGGGCGCAGAGATTACAACCGCAGTCAAGCGTGGAGAATACTTAAACCGAGTGGCGGGCGAAGTTTTGGGGGACAAGATCGAAGCAGACAGCGAGGCAGGATTCAAAAGATACTTAAAAAAAGAACCTGTTGGAGTTGTATTGGTTCTCTTTGCCTGGAAC TATCCGTATTTGATCCTTGTCAACAGCTTGATCCCGGCCCTTCTCGCTGGGAACGCGGTAATCCTCAAACCCTCGCCCCAGACCCCAACCGTTGTCGAACAGATGGCTGCTATTTTTGCCGAGGCGGGCCTCCCACAGAATGTAATTCAATACTTCCACTCGGGGTCACCCACCTCCATCGAAACACTTATTCGCTCTCCACTTATTAATCACATTTGCTTTACTGGCTCCGTCGCCGGGGGTTTAGGAGTGCAGAAAGCCGCGGCAGACAGAATCGTTAGCGTTGGGTTAGAGTTAGGTGGCAATGACCCTGCATACGTCCGTGACGACGTTGACGTCGCTTGGGCAGCCGAGGAAATTGTCGACGGGGCAATCTTCAACAGCGGCCAAAGTTGCTGCGCTATAGAGCGGGTATATGTTCATGAAAAAATTCACGATGTGTTCGTGGAAGAGGTTAAGAAGGTTCTATCAAAATACCGGGTAGGCGATCCATTCGATGAAAAGACCCAGATTGGACCTGTTATTTCGAAGAGAGCCAAGGAGAATATCCTTTCACACATTGACGATGCTGTGAAGAAGGGAGCCAAAGACGAAACTCCCGCCAACTCGACATTTGAGAATATGCCGCCTGAAGGCAATTTTGTCAAGCCAACACTATTGACAGGAGTGAATCATGATATGGTTGTCATGACAGACGAAACCTTTGGCCCAATTATCCCTGTCATGAAGGTTAAAGATGACGATGAGGCCATTCGGCTGATGAATGACAGTGACCTAGGATTAACCGCGAGCGTTTGGACTAAAGATGTGGGTACCGCAGAAGACTTGATTGAGCGGATTGAGGCTGGAACAGTGTTTGTCAATCGTGCTGATTATCCAAGTCCG GATCTTGCCTGGACTGGCTGGAAGAACTCTGGGCGAGGAGTTACACTGAGCAAGTTCGgatttgatcagtttgtgAAGCTGAAGAGCTTCCATTTGAAGGATTATCCAAAATAG